The Limnospira fusiformis SAG 85.79 genomic interval TGCAACCACCCTGACTTTAACGGGCAAAAAAATCGCAATGACCACAGATTCTTATGTGGTTAATCCCCTATTTTTTCCAGGGGGAGATATCGGTTCAATGGCAATTTATGGAACTGTGAATGATTTAGCTATGGCGGGGGCGCGTCCTTTATATCTTAGCGTGGGATTTATCCTCGAAGAAGGACTACCCATGACCACTTTATGGCAAATCATTCAAAGGATGCAAATGGCAGCTAAAGGGGCTGATATTCAGATTGTTACCGGGGACACCAAAGTAGTAGATCGCGGCAAGGGAGATGGCATATTTATTAATACAGCAGGAATTGGAATTATTGAACATGAATTAAGGATTTGTCCTGAGTCTGTACAGCCAGGTGATATCATCTTAGTTAGTGGTGATTTAGGTCGTCATGGTATTGCTATTATGGCAGTGCGTGAAGGGTTGGAATTTGAAACCACAATTGAGAGTGATTCTGCACCAGTGGCTGACCTGGTTTTAGAATTATTAAATGCAGGGGTAGAAATTCACTGTTTGCGGGATTTAACTAGAGGTGGTTTAGCTAGTGCTTTACATGAAATAGCGACAGCCAGTAACTTACAAATGGAAATAGACGAGAATCAACTACCCATCCGGGAAGATGTCCAAGGAGCCTGTGAAATTCTGGGTTTTGACCCTATTTATGTAGCGAATGAAGGTCGTTTTGTGGCTTTTATACCTGCTAAGGATGTTGAAAAAACCTGCTCAATTTTAACTGCCAAAAATCCCCAAGCGTCTGTGATTGGTCAAGTTCAAGACAAAGCTGGGGGATTAGTGACTATGCGAAGTAAAATCGGATCGACTCGCATTGTTGACTTACTCAGTGGGGAACAACTACCCCGCATCTGTTAAGTTAAACTCTTTCATGGCTGGAATAAAGTTGGCGTTTTCATGGTTAGAACGACTGAGTTTAATCAATGCAAAACGCTGGATAGGTGTGAGTTTTTCCCACTGTTCTACAGAAATTTGTAAATGGGTTTCGGCGGCTTTATTTTGGACGGCTTCAGGAACTTGACTAGCATCTAACCAAGCTGGCTGTGAATCAACTGGCAAATCTTTTAGGGGTATATCTGTATATTTACTCGCGAAATCTTGCAGTAAATTACGATAGGTATTAATATCGTCTTGGGTTTCGGTTGGCTGTTGTACTAATTGTTGACGCACCGACAGGGGAAATTGATTCCAGTGGGCTAGTTTTAATTTAACCCCACAGGTATCGAGTTTGTAGCGAACCGCCATAGGAATACAGCGTAGAGAAGAGACAAAATCATCCTCAAATTTAAACAAGTGACTCATTATTTACCTATTAGAAGTTGACCTACAAAAAATTGACTTCTGCGCCAACAGATTGACTTTGGATAAAATCAGCTAACCACCGTCTAACGTGATAGGTAGCGCGACAATCATCTTCATTATAACGAACGATCGCATCTAATAAAGTGCGATCGCCTGTTTTTAACCATTCCTCATACCAACAAACACATTGCGCGCCATTAGCCTTAGCATCTCGCCACTCAAAACCCATCCAGCGTGCGATCGATTTTAAGGCGTAGCTTTCCACAGGTAATGTGACGGTTTCTACAATTTGATAATGAACATCAACTAAGCGTTTAATCAAAGGTCGCCACAAATAAGATGGAGTCTGATACAGTTTAGCCAAACGGCTAATAGTTTTGGCTTCATAGTCGCAAAAGTGGAAAATTGGCGCAATGGGATATCGCCACACGAGGGTTAAAAAATGCTCCCAGGCTATTTGTTCATCGGCGGTAGTTTCGGCTAATAAGGGATAGAATTTTTCCCTTTGCGATCGCCTATCAACTACCAACACACCATGAAGATAATCTAAGTTTAGATCCGGCTGTGCTTCAATATCAAAATATAGTTCTACAGGTGATTGTAACCAAAAGGGATCTGGCAGATATTTATGGCTGGTTTTTGTCGATAGTTTAACATTAATAATATCATCAATATTTTGCTTGAGAATGGCTTGATTTTTCCAAACAGATTCAGCTTGCCTAATTACTTGGACAGCGACACCATTATCAAACTCTGGATAAGTTTGGAGGATTTCGGGTTGAGTTTGTGCGAGAGACT includes:
- the hypE gene encoding hydrogenase expression/formation protein HypE, encoding MESNPDFNLTCPIPIDNYPQVLLAHGGGGRLMNQLIEQMFRPAFGTSSDIPHDATTLTLTGKKIAMTTDSYVVNPLFFPGGDIGSMAIYGTVNDLAMAGARPLYLSVGFILEEGLPMTTLWQIIQRMQMAAKGADIQIVTGDTKVVDRGKGDGIFINTAGIGIIEHELRICPESVQPGDIILVSGDLGRHGIAIMAVREGLEFETTIESDSAPVADLVLELLNAGVEIHCLRDLTRGGLASALHEIATASNLQMEIDENQLPIREDVQGACEILGFDPIYVANEGRFVAFIPAKDVEKTCSILTAKNPQASVIGQVQDKAGGLVTMRSKIGSTRIVDLLSGEQLPRIC
- a CDS encoding nitrate reductase associated protein, which translates into the protein MSHLFKFEDDFVSSLRCIPMAVRYKLDTCGVKLKLAHWNQFPLSVRQQLVQQPTETQDDINTYRNLLQDFASKYTDIPLKDLPVDSQPAWLDASQVPEAVQNKAAETHLQISVEQWEKLTPIQRFALIKLSRSNHENANFIPAMKEFNLTDAG